A single genomic interval of Oryctolagus cuniculus chromosome 19, mOryCun1.1, whole genome shotgun sequence harbors:
- the WDR90 gene encoding WD repeat-containing protein 90 isoform X7 translates to MGPGSGARPAGGAGQLARGPGPGGSAPAAWQHPFLNVFRHFRVDEWRRAAKEGDVALVTDKTLRGAVYRIRGAVSARNYIQLPRPGAQPLGLTGRYLYVLFRPLPARHFVIHLDVSTEDGQGVRVSFSSLFREVKCTATWLQFPFAFEAAAAGARWTCLQLDLRDTLLLHGRRRYGHLRGVRLCASLLVRNLYTSDLCFDPAVTVAEARRAKLPVTPVPREMAFPVPKGESWHDRYLHVRFPSDRSAGPSEPPRISCSPPEAGGPRGDRAESATLGPVPQPFPCLGGLGKPVQDSASPVVQSASPAAPRRAPSGPSRLPEHSSSCGGSEVSAVGGPEPSASAQAADLHTVPGDGRPCAAAEPTAAQDASSGEWSLPDPVLRLRGVVGFGGHSTKWALWTRDGAAVVYPCHAVIVVLRIHTMEQRFFLGHTDKAHTDFDIQAFHVAPADGTRMASCGRGSVRLWRLRGGALRSCPVDLGEHHSLDFTDLAFEQAQDSGREPAARTLYVCSRSGYILEVDLQRLAVQRARRLLPTHTPGSPRSRKQPFSSGRGRPLCRGSGFEAAALTPRPPGPGVALSSLSVSAAACAVGSEDGYLRLWPRDFSSVLLEAEHEGPVSSVRVSPDGLRVLSTTSSGHLGFLDIAAQEYTVLVRSHVAPVRGLSVERSRGQLATVSADHSVRIWDLATLQQLYDFTSSGEAPSTVALHPAWPTVFCGFCSGAVRAFSLEAPEALVEHTHHRGAVTGLAVTPDGSLLFSACARGTLTQYSCAVPRCCVLRVAANVVCPDAHPSPSILVVSGDSHLLAFVGPSKHAVTVMDTASLDKLLQVDVSALDPAGSRLDSAVAVCFGPVPSGHLLVSTSSSKVIVLDATSGRTLRKLCGVHAVACPSLALSEDARFLLTAAGRAVKVWDYSTQAGPDCQVYIGHSEPVQAVAFTPDQQQVLSIGDTVFLWDVLAAPPRQVPALSRVRAGCAPGPPRTCASSHSSPDPRGTPAAREAGTCPALDEESRRAEGAPKTPGPPVLAEEEAGGAGDGAVEARKDSPRPHSQLTGGAQSTRTARARPPAHLDSCTRSVALCEASTLARVVHGPQPAERLPPPAGRKQLQLKAVVGYGGNGQASVVWRPDTGFFAYTCGRLVVVEDLHSGAQRHWRGHPEDVATLALSHDAQVLASASGRGSAAAACQIRIWDVPGGLCQQLLSSPHSAVRALAFSPDDRLLVTLGDCGDGTLALWSTATYELLLSTRLREPVHAVAFSPWGAGELAGVGPGTVTSWLLRQHGTDVGLQARRDPVPEEVGVVELTSLCYGAAPLLYCGSSSGRVCVWDTHVGRCFLAWEADDGEIGVLLCSGSRLLSGSHTRRLRLWAVGAVLELRRKGSGARSSSVFLEHELTLDGAVVSASFDDSLDMGVVGTTAGTLWYVGWAEGTSTRLVSGHRKKVTEVVFSPSGCHCATCSEDGSVRVWSLASMELVIQFQVLNQSCLCLAWSPPSCARAEQQRVVAGYGDGTLRVFSLARTALELKMCPHRAALTAVAFSTDGQTILSGDELGLVAVSCPRAGLTFRVLSDHQGAPISALQSTSRQCGDVGAEGTDLWLAASGDQRVSVWASDWPRDHCELVDWLSFPAPATLEAPGRPPPCLAAFCPWDRALLVCVGLGVRKEVMLYSLRQKQVLDRIPLPCSAVSLSLSSAAQLMAIGLTGCTLRLVDCASGTSQDFAGHDDSVHLCRFTPSSRTLFTAAYNRILVWEVTELRPRGQDRLLACAEGPVPVGAPSAPCTV, encoded by the exons ATGGGCCCCGGGAGCGGCGCGCGGCCGGCTGGGGGCGCGGGGCAGCTCGCGCGGGGCCCCGGGCCCGGCGGGTCCGCGCCCGCAGCCTGGCAGCACCCGTTCCTCAACGTCTTCAGGCACTTCAGGGTGGACGAGTGGAGGCGGGCGGCCAAGGAGGGCGACGTGGCCCTGGTGACG GACAAGACCCTGAGGGGCGCCGTCTACCGCATCCGCGGCGCGGTCTCCGCCCGCAACTACATCCAGCTGCCCCGCCCCGGCGCGCAGCCCCTGGGGCTCACCGGGCGGTACCTGTACGTGCTCTTCCGGCCGCTGCCCGCCAGGCACTTCGTCATCCACCTGGACGTGTCCACCGAG GACGGCCAGGGCGTGCGCGTGTCGTTCTCCAGCCTCTTCAGGGAGGTCAAGTGCACGGCGACGTGGCTGCAGTTCCCCTTCGCCTTCGAGGCGGCGGCCGCCGGCGCGCGCTGGACCTGCCTGCAGCTGGACCTGCGGGACACGCTGCTGCTCCACGGGCGCCGCCGCTACGGCCACCTCCGGGGCGTCCGGCTGTGCGCCAGCCTGCTGGTCAGGAACCTCTACACCAGCGACCTGTGCTTCGACCCGG CTGTCACCGTCGCCGAGGCCCGGCGGGCGAAGCTGCCCGTCACCCCCGTGCCTCGGGAAATGGCTTTCCCGGTGCCAAAGGGGGAGAGCTGGCACGACCGCTACCTGCACGTCCG GTTTCCAAGTGACCGCTCCGCAGGGCCCTCCGAACCGCCTCGGATAAGCTGCTCCCCTCCCGAGGCAGGTGGGCCTCGCGGGGACAGGGCAGAGTCAG CGACCCTGGGGCCTGTGCCGCAGCCGTTCCCTTGCCTGGGGGGCCTCGGCAAACCCGTGCAAGACAGCGCGTCCCCTGTGGTGCAGAGCGCCAGCCCCGCAGCC ccccgCCGGGCGCCCTCAGGGCCCAGCCGCCTTCCAGAGCACAGCTCGTCCTGCGGAGGCTCGGAGGTGTCCGCTGTCGGTGGCCCTGAGCCCTCGGCCTCCGCGCAGGCTGCCGACCTGCACACGGTCCCCGGTGACGGCCGCCCCTGTGCCGCCGCAGAGCCCACGGCCGCCCAGGACGCCAGCTCCGGAGAA TGGTCCCTTCCAGACCCGGTCCTGAGGCTCAGGGGTGTCGTCGGCTTTGGGGGCCACAGCACCAAATGG gccctgtggacCAGGGACGGGGCGGCTGTCGTGTACCCCTGCCACGCGGTCATCGTCGTCCTGCGCATCCACACCATGGAGCAGCGCTTCTTCCTGGGCCACACGGACAAG GCGCACACCGACTTCGACATCCAGGCCTTCCACGTCGCCCCTGCGGATGGAACCCG GATGGCCTCGTGCGGGCGGGGCAGCGTGCGGCTGTGGCGGCTGCGTGGCGGGGCGCTGCGATCCTGCCCGGTGGACCTGGGGGAGCACCACTCGCTGGACTTCACGGACCTGGCCTTCGAGCAGGCCCAGGACAGCGGCCGGGAGCCCGCGGCCCGCACCCT CTACGTGTGCAGCCGCAGCGGCTACATCCTAGAGGTCGACCTCCAGCGCCTGGCCGTGCAGCGTGCCCGCCGCCTGCTGCCCACGCACACGCCCGGCAGCCCCCGCTCCCGGAAGCAGCCCTTCAGCTCAGGTAGGGGGCGCCCGCTGTGCCGGGGGAGCGGCTTTGAGGCTGCGGCGCTGACGCCCCGGCCCCCAGGCCCCGGGGTCGCTCTCAGCAGCCTCAGTGTCTCCGCCGCCGCGTGTGCCGTGGGCTCCGAGGACGGCTACCTGCGGCTCTGGCCCCGGGACTTCTCCTCAGTGCTCCTGGAAGCGG AGCATGAGGGCCCGGTCAGCTCGGTGCGTGTCAGCCCCGACGGCCTGCGCGTGCTGTCCACCACGTCCTCGGGCCACCTGGGCTTCCTCGACATCGCGGCCCAGGAGTACACGGTGCTGGTGCGCTCCCACGTGGCCCCGGTGCGGGGCTTGTCCGTGGAGCGCAGCCGGGGGCAGCTGGCCACCGTGTCGGCGGACCACTCCGTCCGCATCTGGGACCTGGCCACTCTGCAGCAG CTGTATGACTTCACGTCGAGCGGCGAGGCCCCGTCCACCGTGGCCCTTCACCCGGCCTGGCCGACCGTCTTCTGCGGGTTCTGCAGTGGGGCCGTGCGCGCCTTCAGCCTGGAGGCCCCCGAGGCCCTCGTGGAGCACAC GCATCACCGCGGAGCCGTCACCGGCCTGGCCGTCACCCCCGACGGCAGCCTCCTGTTCAGCGCCTGCGCCCGCGGCACCCTCACCCAGTACAGCTGTGCCGTCCCCCGGTGCTGCGTCCTCCGAGTGGCAG CAAACGTGGTGTGCCCAGACGCCCACCCGAGCCCCAGCATCCTGGTGGTCAGTGGGGACAGCCACCTGCTGGCTTTTGTGGGCCCCTCCAAGCACGCAGTGACCGTCATGGACACGGCCTCCCTGGACAAG ctgctgcaggtcgACGTCAGTGCACTGGACCCGGCCGGCAGTCGCCTGGACTCAGCTGTGGCCGTCTGCTTCGGCCCCGTCCCCTCAGGCCACCTGCTGGTGTCCACGTCTTCCAGCAAGGTCATCGTGCTGGACGCCACGTCGGGCCGCACCCTCAGGAAG CTGTGTGGCGTCCACGCCGTGGCCTGTCCCTCCCTGGCCCTCAGTGAGGATGCCCGCTTCCTGCTGACGGCCGCTGGCCGGGCAGTCAAGGTGTGGGACTACTCCACCCAGGCCGGCCCTGACTGCCAG GTGTACATTGGCCACTCGGAACCCGTGCAGGCCGTGGCCTTCACCCCCGAccagcagcaggtgctcagcatAGGGGACACCGTGTTCCTCTGGGATGTCCTGGCAGCACCCCCCAGGCAAGTGCCTGCCCTCAGCCGTGTGCGTGCCGGCTGCGCACCGGGCCCGCCACGCACCTGTGCTTCCTCGCACAGCAGCCCAGACCCGCGCGGGACGCCGGCAGCCCGTGAGGCCG GCACGTGCCCTGCCTTGGATGAAGAGAGCCGCCGTGCAGAGGGGGCACCCAAGACCCCAGGCCCACCCGTGCTGGCAGAAGAGGAGGCCGGCGGGGCTGGCGACGGGGCCGTGGAGGCTAGGAAGGACTCCCCCAGGCCCCACAGCCAGCTCA CAGGTGGTGCCCAGAGCACCCGGACAGCGCGGGCCCGGCCCCCTGCCCACCTGGATTCCTGCACGCGCTCCGTGGCTCTGTGCGAGGCCTCCACGCTGGCCAGGGTTGTCCACGGACCCCAGCCTGCCGAG CGCCTCCCCCCGCCTGCCGGGAGAAAGCAGCTGCAGCTGAAGGCTGTCGTGGGCTACGGTGGGAACGGGCAGGCCAGCGTGGTCTGGAGGCCGGACACAG gcTTCTTCGCCTACACGTGTGGCCgcctggtggtggtggaggacCTGCATTCCGGCGCCCAGCGGCACTGGCGAGGCCACCCCGAGGACGTCGCCACGCTGGCCCTCAGCCACGATGCCCAg gtcctggcctctgcctcgGGCCGTGGCAGCGCGGCCGCCGCCTGCCAGATCCGCATCTGGGACGTGCCCGGGGGCCTCTGCCAGCAGCTCCTGTCCTCGCCCCACTCAGCCGTGCGCGCCCTGGCCTTCTCGCCGGACGACCGGCTCCTCGTCACCCTGG GGGACTGTGGGGACGGCACCCTGGCCCTGTGGAGCACAGCCACCTATGAGCTCCTGCTGTCCACGCGCCTCCGGGAGCCGGTGCACGCTGTGGCCTTCAGCCCCTGGGGAGCCGGCGAGCTCGCGGGTGTGGGCCCAGGCACGgtcacctcctggctcctgcggcAGCACGGGACGGACGTCGGCCTCCAG GCTCGCCGAGATCCGGTCCCAGAAGAGGTGGGCGTGGTGGAGCTTACCTCGCTCTGCTACGGGGCCGCACCCCTGCTCTACTGCGGCTCCAGCTCCGGCCGGGTCTGTGTCTGGGACACGCACGTCGGCCGTTGCTTCCTGGCCTGGGAGGCGGACGACGGCGAGATCG gAGTGCTGCTGTGCTCGGGCTCCAGGCTGCTCAGCGGCAGCCACACGAGGCGGCTGCGCCTGTGGGCCGTGGGGGCCGTGCTGGAGCTGAGACGCAAGGGCTCGGGGGCCAG GTCCAGTTCTGTGTTCCTGGAGCACGAGCTGACCCTGGACGGGGCTGTTGTGAGTGCCAGCTTCGACGACAGCTTGGACATGGGGGTCGTGGGCACCACGGCGGGCACACTCTGGTACGTCGGCTGGGCCGAGGGCACCAGCACCCGTCTCGTCAGCGGCCACAGGAAGAAG GTGACCGAGGTGGTCTTCAGCCCCAGCGGGTGCCACTGTGCCACGTGCAGCGAGGACGGCAGTGTGCGGGTGTGGTCTCTGGCCAGCATGGAGCTGGTGATCCAGTTCCAGGTGCTGAACCAG AGCTGCCTGTGCCTGGCGTGGAGCCCCCCGTCCTGTGCACGCGCAGAGCAGCAGCGGGTGGTGGCGGGCTATGGCGACGGCACGCTGCGGGTGTTCAGCCTTGCCCGCACGGCCTTGGAGCTCAAGATGTGTCCCCACCGGGCCGCGCTGACAGCTGTGGCCTTCTCCACGGACG GTCAGACCATCCTCTCCGGAGACGAGCTCGGGCTTGTGGCCGTGAGCTGCCCCCGCGCGGGGCTGACATTCCGCGTGCTGAGTGACCATCAGGGGGCCCCGATCTCTGCCCTCCAGAGCACCAGCCGTCAG TGTGGAGACGTGGGGGCGGAGGGCACGGACCTGTGGCTGGCGGCCAGCGGGGACCAGCGGGTCAGTGTCTGGGCCTCCGACTGGCCACGGGACCACTGTGAGCTGGTGGACTGGCTGAGCTTCCCAGCGCCGGCCACCCTGGAG GCCCCAGGCCGCCCGCCGCCCTGTCTTGCTGCCTTCTGCCCCTGGGACCGGGCACTGCTGGTGTGCGTGGGCCTCGGCGTGCGCAAGGAGGTGATGCTGTACAGCCTCCGTCAGAAGCAG GTGCTGGACAGGATCCCGCTGCCGTGCTCCGCCGTGTCCCTGAGCCTGTCTTCCGCGGCCCAGCTCATGGCCATCGGCCTCACTG GGTGCACCCTGAGGCTGGTGGACTGTGCCTCGGGCACCAGCCAGGACTTCGCTGGCCACGACGACTCGGTGCACCTGTGCCGGTTCACGCCCTCCTCCAGGACGCTCTTCACCGCGGCCTACAACCGGATCCTGGTGTGGGAGGTCACTGAGCTGCGGCCGCGTGGCCAGGACAGGCTGTTGGCGTGTGCAGAGGGCCCCGTGCCAGTCGGGGCCCCGTCTGCGCCTTGTACAGTTTAA
- the WDR90 gene encoding WD repeat-containing protein 90 isoform X1 translates to MGPGSGARPAGGAGQLARGPGPGGSAPAAWQHPFLNVFRHFRVDEWRRAAKEGDVALVTDKTLRGAVYRIRGAVSARNYIQLPRPGAQPLGLTGRYLYVLFRPLPARHFVIHLDVSTEDGQGVRVSFSSLFREVKCTATWLQFPFAFEAAAAGARWTCLQLDLRDTLLLHGRRRYGHLRGVRLCASLLVRNLYTSDLCFDPAVTVAEARRAKLPVTPVPREMAFPVPKGESWHDRYLHVRFPSDRSAGPSEPPRISCSPPEAGGPRGDRAESATLGPVPQPFPCLGGLGKPVQDSASPVVQSASPAAPRRAPSGPSRLPEHSSSCGGSEVSAVGGPEPSASAQAADLHTVPGDGRPCAAAEPTAAQDASSGEWSLPDPVLRLRGVVGFGGHSTKWALWTRDGAAVVYPCHAVIVVLRIHTMEQRFFLGHTDKVSALALDTEGSLLASAQEQPSTVRLWDFRAGGCLSLLQSPVHSTCSLSFSESGALLCGVGKDCHGRTVVVAWGTAQVSLGGDVVVLAKAHTDFDIQAFHVAPADGTRMASCGRGSVRLWRLRGGALRSCPVDLGEHHSLDFTDLAFEQAQDSGREPAARTLYVCSRSGYILEVDLQRLAVQRARRLLPTHTPGSPRSRKQPFSSGRGRPLCRGSGFEAAALTPRPPGPGVALSSLSVSAAACAVGSEDGYLRLWPRDFSSVLLEAEHEGPVSSVRVSPDGLRVLSTTSSGHLGFLDIAAQEYTVLVRSHVAPVRGLSVERSRGQLATVSADHSVRIWDLATLQQLYDFTSSGEAPSTVALHPAWPTVFCGFCSGAVRAFSLEAPEALVEHTHHRGAVTGLAVTPDGSLLFSACARGTLTQYSCAVPRCCVLRVAANVVCPDAHPSPSILVVSGDSHLLAFVGPSKHAVTVMDTASLDKLLQVDVSALDPAGSRLDSAVAVCFGPVPSGHLLVSTSSSKVIVLDATSGRTLRKLCGVHAVACPSLALSEDARFLLTAAGRAVKVWDYSTQAGPDCQVYIGHSEPVQAVAFTPDQQQVLSIGDTVFLWDVLAAPPRQVPALSRVRAGCAPGPPRTCASSHSSPDPRGTPAAREAGTCPALDEESRRAEGAPKTPGPPVLAEEEAGGAGDGAVEARKDSPRPHSQLTGGAQSTRTARARPPAHLDSCTRSVALCEASTLARVVHGPQPAERLPPPAGRKQLQLKAVVGYGGNGQASVVWRPDTGFFAYTCGRLVVVEDLHSGAQRHWRGHPEDVATLALSHDAQVLASASGRGSAAAACQIRIWDVPGGLCQQLLSSPHSAVRALAFSPDDRLLVTLGDCGDGTLALWSTATYELLLSTRLREPVHAVAFSPWGAGELAGVGPGTVTSWLLRQHGTDVGLQARRDPVPEEVGVVELTSLCYGAAPLLYCGSSSGRVCVWDTHVGRCFLAWEADDGEIGVLLCSGSRLLSGSHTRRLRLWAVGAVLELRRKGSGARSSSVFLEHELTLDGAVVSASFDDSLDMGVVGTTAGTLWYVGWAEGTSTRLVSGHRKKVTEVVFSPSGCHCATCSEDGSVRVWSLASMELVIQFQVLNQSCLCLAWSPPSCARAEQQRVVAGYGDGTLRVFSLARTALELKMCPHRAALTAVAFSTDGQTILSGDELGLVAVSCPRAGLTFRVLSDHQGAPISALQSTSRQCGDVGAEGTDLWLAASGDQRVSVWASDWPRDHCELVDWLSFPAPATLEAPGRPPPCLAAFCPWDRALLVCVGLGVRKEVMLYSLRQKQVLDRIPLPCSAVSLSLSSAAQLMAIGLTGCTLRLVDCASGTSQDFAGHDDSVHLCRFTPSSRTLFTAAYNRILVWEVTELRPRGQDRLLACAEGPVPVGAPSAPCTV, encoded by the exons ATGGGCCCCGGGAGCGGCGCGCGGCCGGCTGGGGGCGCGGGGCAGCTCGCGCGGGGCCCCGGGCCCGGCGGGTCCGCGCCCGCAGCCTGGCAGCACCCGTTCCTCAACGTCTTCAGGCACTTCAGGGTGGACGAGTGGAGGCGGGCGGCCAAGGAGGGCGACGTGGCCCTGGTGACG GACAAGACCCTGAGGGGCGCCGTCTACCGCATCCGCGGCGCGGTCTCCGCCCGCAACTACATCCAGCTGCCCCGCCCCGGCGCGCAGCCCCTGGGGCTCACCGGGCGGTACCTGTACGTGCTCTTCCGGCCGCTGCCCGCCAGGCACTTCGTCATCCACCTGGACGTGTCCACCGAG GACGGCCAGGGCGTGCGCGTGTCGTTCTCCAGCCTCTTCAGGGAGGTCAAGTGCACGGCGACGTGGCTGCAGTTCCCCTTCGCCTTCGAGGCGGCGGCCGCCGGCGCGCGCTGGACCTGCCTGCAGCTGGACCTGCGGGACACGCTGCTGCTCCACGGGCGCCGCCGCTACGGCCACCTCCGGGGCGTCCGGCTGTGCGCCAGCCTGCTGGTCAGGAACCTCTACACCAGCGACCTGTGCTTCGACCCGG CTGTCACCGTCGCCGAGGCCCGGCGGGCGAAGCTGCCCGTCACCCCCGTGCCTCGGGAAATGGCTTTCCCGGTGCCAAAGGGGGAGAGCTGGCACGACCGCTACCTGCACGTCCG GTTTCCAAGTGACCGCTCCGCAGGGCCCTCCGAACCGCCTCGGATAAGCTGCTCCCCTCCCGAGGCAGGTGGGCCTCGCGGGGACAGGGCAGAGTCAG CGACCCTGGGGCCTGTGCCGCAGCCGTTCCCTTGCCTGGGGGGCCTCGGCAAACCCGTGCAAGACAGCGCGTCCCCTGTGGTGCAGAGCGCCAGCCCCGCAGCC ccccgCCGGGCGCCCTCAGGGCCCAGCCGCCTTCCAGAGCACAGCTCGTCCTGCGGAGGCTCGGAGGTGTCCGCTGTCGGTGGCCCTGAGCCCTCGGCCTCCGCGCAGGCTGCCGACCTGCACACGGTCCCCGGTGACGGCCGCCCCTGTGCCGCCGCAGAGCCCACGGCCGCCCAGGACGCCAGCTCCGGAGAA TGGTCCCTTCCAGACCCGGTCCTGAGGCTCAGGGGTGTCGTCGGCTTTGGGGGCCACAGCACCAAATGG gccctgtggacCAGGGACGGGGCGGCTGTCGTGTACCCCTGCCACGCGGTCATCGTCGTCCTGCGCATCCACACCATGGAGCAGCGCTTCTTCCTGGGCCACACGGACAAG gtctctgCCCTGGCGCTGGACACGGAGGGCTCGCTGCTGGCCTCGGCCCAGGAGCAGCCCAGCACGGTGCGGCTCTGGGACTTCCGGGCCGGGGGGTGCCTGTCCCTGCTGCAGAGCCCGGTGCACAGCACCTGCTCCCTCAG CTTCTCCGAGAGCGGGGCCCTCCTCTGTGGTGTGGGCAAGGACTGCCACGGGAGAACG gtggtggtggccTGGGGCACAGCCCAGGTGAGCCTGGGTGGTGACGTGGTTGTTCTGGCAAAGGCGCACACCGACTTCGACATCCAGGCCTTCCACGTCGCCCCTGCGGATGGAACCCG GATGGCCTCGTGCGGGCGGGGCAGCGTGCGGCTGTGGCGGCTGCGTGGCGGGGCGCTGCGATCCTGCCCGGTGGACCTGGGGGAGCACCACTCGCTGGACTTCACGGACCTGGCCTTCGAGCAGGCCCAGGACAGCGGCCGGGAGCCCGCGGCCCGCACCCT CTACGTGTGCAGCCGCAGCGGCTACATCCTAGAGGTCGACCTCCAGCGCCTGGCCGTGCAGCGTGCCCGCCGCCTGCTGCCCACGCACACGCCCGGCAGCCCCCGCTCCCGGAAGCAGCCCTTCAGCTCAGGTAGGGGGCGCCCGCTGTGCCGGGGGAGCGGCTTTGAGGCTGCGGCGCTGACGCCCCGGCCCCCAGGCCCCGGGGTCGCTCTCAGCAGCCTCAGTGTCTCCGCCGCCGCGTGTGCCGTGGGCTCCGAGGACGGCTACCTGCGGCTCTGGCCCCGGGACTTCTCCTCAGTGCTCCTGGAAGCGG AGCATGAGGGCCCGGTCAGCTCGGTGCGTGTCAGCCCCGACGGCCTGCGCGTGCTGTCCACCACGTCCTCGGGCCACCTGGGCTTCCTCGACATCGCGGCCCAGGAGTACACGGTGCTGGTGCGCTCCCACGTGGCCCCGGTGCGGGGCTTGTCCGTGGAGCGCAGCCGGGGGCAGCTGGCCACCGTGTCGGCGGACCACTCCGTCCGCATCTGGGACCTGGCCACTCTGCAGCAG CTGTATGACTTCACGTCGAGCGGCGAGGCCCCGTCCACCGTGGCCCTTCACCCGGCCTGGCCGACCGTCTTCTGCGGGTTCTGCAGTGGGGCCGTGCGCGCCTTCAGCCTGGAGGCCCCCGAGGCCCTCGTGGAGCACAC GCATCACCGCGGAGCCGTCACCGGCCTGGCCGTCACCCCCGACGGCAGCCTCCTGTTCAGCGCCTGCGCCCGCGGCACCCTCACCCAGTACAGCTGTGCCGTCCCCCGGTGCTGCGTCCTCCGAGTGGCAG CAAACGTGGTGTGCCCAGACGCCCACCCGAGCCCCAGCATCCTGGTGGTCAGTGGGGACAGCCACCTGCTGGCTTTTGTGGGCCCCTCCAAGCACGCAGTGACCGTCATGGACACGGCCTCCCTGGACAAG ctgctgcaggtcgACGTCAGTGCACTGGACCCGGCCGGCAGTCGCCTGGACTCAGCTGTGGCCGTCTGCTTCGGCCCCGTCCCCTCAGGCCACCTGCTGGTGTCCACGTCTTCCAGCAAGGTCATCGTGCTGGACGCCACGTCGGGCCGCACCCTCAGGAAG CTGTGTGGCGTCCACGCCGTGGCCTGTCCCTCCCTGGCCCTCAGTGAGGATGCCCGCTTCCTGCTGACGGCCGCTGGCCGGGCAGTCAAGGTGTGGGACTACTCCACCCAGGCCGGCCCTGACTGCCAG GTGTACATTGGCCACTCGGAACCCGTGCAGGCCGTGGCCTTCACCCCCGAccagcagcaggtgctcagcatAGGGGACACCGTGTTCCTCTGGGATGTCCTGGCAGCACCCCCCAGGCAAGTGCCTGCCCTCAGCCGTGTGCGTGCCGGCTGCGCACCGGGCCCGCCACGCACCTGTGCTTCCTCGCACAGCAGCCCAGACCCGCGCGGGACGCCGGCAGCCCGTGAGGCCG GCACGTGCCCTGCCTTGGATGAAGAGAGCCGCCGTGCAGAGGGGGCACCCAAGACCCCAGGCCCACCCGTGCTGGCAGAAGAGGAGGCCGGCGGGGCTGGCGACGGGGCCGTGGAGGCTAGGAAGGACTCCCCCAGGCCCCACAGCCAGCTCA CAGGTGGTGCCCAGAGCACCCGGACAGCGCGGGCCCGGCCCCCTGCCCACCTGGATTCCTGCACGCGCTCCGTGGCTCTGTGCGAGGCCTCCACGCTGGCCAGGGTTGTCCACGGACCCCAGCCTGCCGAG CGCCTCCCCCCGCCTGCCGGGAGAAAGCAGCTGCAGCTGAAGGCTGTCGTGGGCTACGGTGGGAACGGGCAGGCCAGCGTGGTCTGGAGGCCGGACACAG gcTTCTTCGCCTACACGTGTGGCCgcctggtggtggtggaggacCTGCATTCCGGCGCCCAGCGGCACTGGCGAGGCCACCCCGAGGACGTCGCCACGCTGGCCCTCAGCCACGATGCCCAg gtcctggcctctgcctcgGGCCGTGGCAGCGCGGCCGCCGCCTGCCAGATCCGCATCTGGGACGTGCCCGGGGGCCTCTGCCAGCAGCTCCTGTCCTCGCCCCACTCAGCCGTGCGCGCCCTGGCCTTCTCGCCGGACGACCGGCTCCTCGTCACCCTGG GGGACTGTGGGGACGGCACCCTGGCCCTGTGGAGCACAGCCACCTATGAGCTCCTGCTGTCCACGCGCCTCCGGGAGCCGGTGCACGCTGTGGCCTTCAGCCCCTGGGGAGCCGGCGAGCTCGCGGGTGTGGGCCCAGGCACGgtcacctcctggctcctgcggcAGCACGGGACGGACGTCGGCCTCCAG GCTCGCCGAGATCCGGTCCCAGAAGAGGTGGGCGTGGTGGAGCTTACCTCGCTCTGCTACGGGGCCGCACCCCTGCTCTACTGCGGCTCCAGCTCCGGCCGGGTCTGTGTCTGGGACACGCACGTCGGCCGTTGCTTCCTGGCCTGGGAGGCGGACGACGGCGAGATCG gAGTGCTGCTGTGCTCGGGCTCCAGGCTGCTCAGCGGCAGCCACACGAGGCGGCTGCGCCTGTGGGCCGTGGGGGCCGTGCTGGAGCTGAGACGCAAGGGCTCGGGGGCCAG GTCCAGTTCTGTGTTCCTGGAGCACGAGCTGACCCTGGACGGGGCTGTTGTGAGTGCCAGCTTCGACGACAGCTTGGACATGGGGGTCGTGGGCACCACGGCGGGCACACTCTGGTACGTCGGCTGGGCCGAGGGCACCAGCACCCGTCTCGTCAGCGGCCACAGGAAGAAG GTGACCGAGGTGGTCTTCAGCCCCAGCGGGTGCCACTGTGCCACGTGCAGCGAGGACGGCAGTGTGCGGGTGTGGTCTCTGGCCAGCATGGAGCTGGTGATCCAGTTCCAGGTGCTGAACCAG AGCTGCCTGTGCCTGGCGTGGAGCCCCCCGTCCTGTGCACGCGCAGAGCAGCAGCGGGTGGTGGCGGGCTATGGCGACGGCACGCTGCGGGTGTTCAGCCTTGCCCGCACGGCCTTGGAGCTCAAGATGTGTCCCCACCGGGCCGCGCTGACAGCTGTGGCCTTCTCCACGGACG GTCAGACCATCCTCTCCGGAGACGAGCTCGGGCTTGTGGCCGTGAGCTGCCCCCGCGCGGGGCTGACATTCCGCGTGCTGAGTGACCATCAGGGGGCCCCGATCTCTGCCCTCCAGAGCACCAGCCGTCAG TGTGGAGACGTGGGGGCGGAGGGCACGGACCTGTGGCTGGCGGCCAGCGGGGACCAGCGGGTCAGTGTCTGGGCCTCCGACTGGCCACGGGACCACTGTGAGCTGGTGGACTGGCTGAGCTTCCCAGCGCCGGCCACCCTGGAG GCCCCAGGCCGCCCGCCGCCCTGTCTTGCTGCCTTCTGCCCCTGGGACCGGGCACTGCTGGTGTGCGTGGGCCTCGGCGTGCGCAAGGAGGTGATGCTGTACAGCCTCCGTCAGAAGCAG GTGCTGGACAGGATCCCGCTGCCGTGCTCCGCCGTGTCCCTGAGCCTGTCTTCCGCGGCCCAGCTCATGGCCATCGGCCTCACTG GGTGCACCCTGAGGCTGGTGGACTGTGCCTCGGGCACCAGCCAGGACTTCGCTGGCCACGACGACTCGGTGCACCTGTGCCGGTTCACGCCCTCCTCCAGGACGCTCTTCACCGCGGCCTACAACCGGATCCTGGTGTGGGAGGTCACTGAGCTGCGGCCGCGTGGCCAGGACAGGCTGTTGGCGTGTGCAGAGGGCCCCGTGCCAGTCGGGGCCCCGTCTGCGCCTTGTACAGTTTAA